From Paenibacillus graminis, a single genomic window includes:
- the dnaI gene encoding primosomal protein DnaI has translation MKNVGEEIKRILPDRFLERKAALIKRIKDHPEVLRLLAEYPDQVDVERDLSNLGNHISCFDHCQSCPGLNACQNEFPGHSSHEEVSEKQSMLIFRLKKCPKLLAFEKQTSNQKKIKSHHIPAHITAATFEDLENDPLRRLAIAECINFCAGYQKGVTRKGLYLYGPMGVGKSRVVGAIANEMAGMGEEVIMVYVPEFLEEIKESFSTNDVHSKLAALMEVDILILDDIGAGQSSSWTRDGVLSPVLNMRMETKPTIFTSNLTLSELSNYFVTARDSKNQMDRRQHEINAARIMERIEPFVKALHVGGRNRRREG, from the coding sequence GTGAAAAATGTGGGCGAAGAAATAAAACGGATCTTACCAGACCGATTTCTTGAGAGGAAAGCTGCGCTGATAAAACGTATAAAGGATCATCCAGAGGTGCTGAGATTGCTTGCTGAATATCCAGATCAAGTAGATGTAGAGAGGGATTTGAGTAACCTAGGAAATCACATATCATGTTTTGATCATTGCCAATCCTGCCCAGGGTTAAACGCTTGCCAAAATGAGTTTCCTGGGCATTCCAGTCATGAGGAAGTGAGCGAAAAGCAATCCATGTTGATTTTTAGACTGAAAAAATGCCCGAAGTTATTAGCTTTCGAAAAGCAAACAAGCAATCAAAAAAAGATTAAGAGTCACCATATACCGGCTCATATCACCGCAGCTACTTTTGAAGATTTGGAGAATGACCCACTAAGAAGGCTGGCTATAGCAGAATGCATTAACTTTTGCGCAGGATACCAAAAAGGAGTCACACGCAAAGGGCTTTATCTCTATGGCCCTATGGGAGTTGGGAAAAGTCGCGTAGTTGGGGCGATTGCAAATGAAATGGCTGGGATGGGTGAGGAAGTGATCATGGTGTACGTTCCCGAATTTCTGGAAGAGATAAAAGAATCATTCTCAACCAATGATGTTCATTCCAAGTTAGCTGCGTTGATGGAAGTGGATATTCTGATACTGGATGATATAGGTGCAGGGCAGTCCAGTTCATGGACAAGAGACGGCGTACTTAGTCCAGTGCTTAATATGAGAATGGAAACCAAACCAACAATCTTTACTTCAAATTTAACGTTATCGGAGTTATCGAATTATTTCGTAACTGCAAGAGATTCCAAAAATCAGATGGATCGTAGACAACATGAGATAAACGCCGCGCGCATTATGGAACGTATTGAGCCATTCGTTAAAGCTTTACATGTGGGCGGCAGGAATCGCCGCAGGGAGGGTTAA
- a CDS encoding helix-turn-helix transcriptional regulator: MNKALIAFEDVIRAIVSEQVIDSENRLRAELNGLIDRTLDVAETAAHIGVSEKLIYRMCQEGRIPHERYGTSGSRRQVIKFRLSDLEAWRAEQRAANYKKGS, from the coding sequence ATGAACAAAGCGCTAATTGCATTTGAAGATGTGATACGTGCAATTGTTTCTGAACAAGTAATTGATTCAGAAAATCGACTCCGAGCTGAATTGAATGGTCTGATTGATAGGACTCTTGACGTAGCAGAGACGGCAGCTCACATAGGAGTTTCCGAAAAGTTGATATACCGCATGTGTCAAGAAGGAAGAATTCCGCATGAACGATATGGGACATCGGGTTCAAGAAGACAAGTAATCAAGTTTCGGCTCTCTGATTTAGAAGCATGGAGAGCTGAGCAGCGGGCTGCGAATTACAAGAAGGGAAGTTGA
- the dnaN gene encoding DNA polymerase III subunit beta: MKIVVDSSLLSEALADADKAVSSKPVMEILSGILIQTTDEGVNVTGASERATIQSYIMDEQVEIIRAGSVVLPKIALELISKMSGEIEIDVDKDFGITILNKNEEIEISGFDPEEFPKPPDINWGDTTEMSGKELKELIKKTAFSVATEINVPEITGVNITLQDNLIKFLATDRRRVATIQRFMEVKESGSAIVEARGLVELEKIIFDKDELHFGFSKLRSGEVYVVFVKTERFTFYSRVLEGRYPDVEKMLSQVVGLSTIKVNKKEFAKSLDLIFILAKEEKMNQVRLTADAKELTIRGNGKGMGKGKRNVYSLSLEGEPFSISLNAKYVIDLLKAIDSDVLSIEYTGKMTSVIFRGDDNEGSKYVVQPYRTEA; encoded by the coding sequence ATGAAGATAGTTGTAGACAGTTCCTTACTATCCGAGGCTCTAGCAGATGCTGACAAGGCAGTATCGAGCAAGCCGGTCATGGAGATATTGTCCGGCATTCTAATCCAGACAACTGATGAAGGGGTAAACGTCACTGGAGCTAGTGAAAGAGCCACGATCCAATCCTACATCATGGATGAACAAGTGGAAATTATTCGTGCCGGATCGGTGGTTTTGCCCAAAATTGCCCTTGAACTCATTAGCAAAATGAGCGGAGAAATCGAAATAGATGTTGATAAGGATTTCGGAATAACGATTCTCAATAAAAATGAAGAGATTGAGATTTCCGGCTTTGATCCTGAAGAATTCCCCAAACCACCAGATATCAACTGGGGTGATACTACCGAAATGTCTGGAAAAGAATTAAAGGAACTTATCAAGAAAACGGCATTTTCTGTAGCTACTGAAATAAATGTACCTGAGATAACCGGCGTGAATATTACGCTACAGGACAATTTGATTAAATTTTTGGCAACTGATCGAAGAAGAGTAGCCACAATCCAGCGCTTTATGGAAGTGAAGGAGTCTGGAAGTGCAATTGTAGAGGCGCGCGGGCTTGTTGAATTGGAAAAGATCATTTTTGATAAAGATGAACTTCATTTCGGTTTTTCTAAACTAAGATCCGGAGAAGTGTACGTAGTTTTTGTCAAAACAGAACGGTTTACCTTTTATTCCCGTGTTCTCGAGGGGCGCTACCCAGATGTTGAAAAAATGTTGTCGCAAGTGGTGGGTCTATCAACTATTAAAGTAAATAAAAAGGAGTTTGCAAAGTCGCTGGACCTTATTTTCATCTTGGCAAAAGAAGAAAAAATGAATCAAGTCCGATTGACTGCAGATGCCAAGGAGTTAACCATTCGAGGTAACGGGAAGGGAATGGGGAAGGGAAAACGTAATGTCTACTCACTTTCCCTAGAAGGAGAACCATTCAGTATCTCGTTGAACGCTAAGTATGTTATCGATCTCCTTAAAGCTATTGATTCAGACGTATTATCGATTGAATATACCGGAAAAATGACTTCTGTTATTTTTCGAGGTGACGACAACGAAGGAAGCAAATACGTCGTGCAGCCATATCGGACTGAGGCTTAA
- a CDS encoding helix-turn-helix domain-containing protein — MSGIAERIEAVMKERKVSRYKLAKDTGIPYTTVTQILNGRTKSPQITALQKIADYFDMPLDQLTKETDESPKHNAPEWASTKDLADIKKILEEDQPVLFDGVPITDDTRQRAMDILTGLLWEAKELNKKTYGHKKKPVPKDEE, encoded by the coding sequence GTGAGTGGTATTGCAGAACGAATTGAAGCAGTTATGAAAGAACGCAAAGTAAGCAGATACAAACTAGCAAAAGACACTGGGATTCCATACACCACCGTCACTCAGATTCTTAATGGAAGAACAAAAAGCCCACAAATAACTGCACTCCAAAAAATAGCTGATTATTTTGATATGCCGCTTGACCAACTCACTAAAGAGACTGATGAATCACCTAAACATAACGCACCAGAATGGGCTTCAACCAAAGATCTAGCAGACATAAAGAAAATCCTTGAAGAAGATCAACCCGTCTTATTTGATGGAGTGCCGATTACGGATGATACACGCCAAAGAGCTATGGACATTCTCACTGGACTGCTTTGGGAAGCTAAAGAACTAAATAAGAAAACATATGGACATAAGAAAAAGCCAGTCCCTAAAGATGAAGAGTAG
- a CDS encoding helix-turn-helix domain-containing protein: MGKAIENNMQRLIDAKGWTIYRLSKESGVTVSALYNIGKKKHGPYAETLVKLSNALGCTVDDLVKNKSE, from the coding sequence GTGGGAAAGGCAATCGAAAACAACATGCAGAGATTGATTGATGCAAAAGGGTGGACTATATACCGACTTTCTAAAGAAAGTGGTGTGACAGTATCCGCGCTTTACAACATTGGTAAGAAAAAACATGGTCCATACGCAGAAACTTTAGTTAAACTGTCCAATGCTCTTGGGTGTACCGTTGACGATTTGGTAAAAAACAAGTCTGAGTAG
- a CDS encoding ImmA/IrrE family metallo-endopeptidase: protein MEEIIRKLVRKFKTNDPFVIAKGLNIIIRYAEFGPGTRGFYYRRLRRRFIVIDSCLPEEWQRVVCAHELGHDRLHSGLSQFWIDEHTFFNTGKFERQANIFAVKLLTQLAEHEPGETEESYLLRCGIPKQLHNLEM, encoded by the coding sequence TTGGAAGAAATCATTCGCAAACTGGTTCGCAAATTCAAGACCAATGATCCTTTTGTGATAGCTAAAGGACTTAACATAATAATCCGATATGCAGAGTTTGGTCCCGGTACGAGAGGTTTTTATTACAGGCGGTTACGAAGGAGATTTATTGTTATTGATAGTTGCTTGCCAGAAGAGTGGCAACGTGTAGTGTGTGCTCATGAACTTGGACATGATCGGCTTCATTCGGGTTTAAGCCAATTTTGGATTGATGAGCACACTTTCTTCAATACAGGAAAATTCGAACGACAGGCAAATATTTTTGCTGTAAAACTGTTAACCCAACTCGCTGAGCACGAGCCAGGTGAAACGGAAGAATCATACCTTTTAAGATGCGGCATACCAAAACAACTTCATAACTTAGAAATGTAA
- a CDS encoding HNH endonuclease yields MGEHQTFWKPEKTVKEKKTYNSLRSNKPKAKKEIPEWKKGLLAHHKSGQSSKDRCEFPKEVVNELIAEQGTICPCCKSAASNTTHHVWPKGRKGRGVKTNGLRVCWPCHDKIQITDELLQYWISVYLEKYGDHFWFDEKDWDEYNHKLAVQQQKEQEKQQRENQIQPVVDLLAAAAGRSLKVKEVRLLQSFEDKDMAVFTTLMADVFGRPLEEPKVYSYGEHFDD; encoded by the coding sequence ATGGGAGAACATCAAACATTCTGGAAACCCGAAAAAACAGTCAAGGAGAAGAAGACTTACAACAGCTTGCGATCAAACAAACCGAAGGCCAAAAAGGAAATTCCAGAGTGGAAGAAGGGACTCCTTGCTCATCACAAATCAGGACAAAGCTCAAAGGACCGTTGTGAGTTCCCGAAGGAAGTCGTAAATGAACTTATTGCGGAACAAGGAACTATATGTCCGTGTTGTAAATCAGCTGCTTCAAACACCACGCACCATGTGTGGCCGAAAGGGCGGAAGGGGCGGGGCGTAAAAACGAACGGACTTAGGGTTTGCTGGCCTTGTCACGACAAAATCCAAATAACTGATGAACTCCTTCAATATTGGATTTCAGTTTATCTTGAAAAATACGGAGATCACTTCTGGTTTGATGAAAAAGACTGGGATGAATACAATCACAAACTTGCTGTTCAGCAACAAAAGGAACAAGAAAAGCAACAGCGTGAGAATCAGATACAACCAGTAGTGGATCTCCTAGCTGCCGCAGCTGGCAGAAGCCTTAAGGTGAAAGAAGTCCGTTTGCTTCAATCATTTGAAGATAAGGATATGGCAGTGTTCACAACACTGATGGCTGACGTATTTGGAAGACCGCTAGAAGAACCGAAGGTATACAGCTATGGAGAACATTTCGATGATTAG
- a CDS encoding phage replisome organizer N-terminal domain-containing protein produces MAEIKWIKLSVTMFDDEKIKLIEAMPEADTIIVIWVKLLALAGRSNMGGYIMLTETIPYTEDMLVSMLNRPLSTIRMALATFQKFGMFELSDNGAFFLTNWEKHQNVDGMDKVRLQTNARVKKHRDGKKALLLEEGEKRYCNVTVTDGNATDIEVEVDLEIDKEKDNCCCSGESGFEIIVPISNNPNLNSQDAVLAGDADSDRDADELDYRRQVANLYLARRGKGLEISAKDEITIKELITDGVPIHIVLAGITKAFDNFKPQHRKSEIKSLSYCTGIIYDLHSAALKKKADEPEIKNKPVKQTEIEKINVPTEEDIQKMLAEMRSKRGGV; encoded by the coding sequence ATGGCTGAAATAAAATGGATCAAGTTAAGCGTTACTATGTTTGATGATGAAAAAATAAAACTGATTGAAGCCATGCCGGAGGCTGACACCATCATTGTCATTTGGGTGAAGCTGTTAGCCCTTGCAGGGCGCTCCAATATGGGCGGTTACATTATGTTGACCGAAACTATTCCATACACAGAGGACATGCTTGTTTCGATGCTCAACCGACCTCTATCGACAATACGTATGGCATTGGCTACTTTTCAGAAATTTGGGATGTTCGAGCTTTCTGATAATGGCGCTTTCTTTTTGACAAATTGGGAGAAACACCAAAATGTCGATGGAATGGATAAGGTGAGATTGCAAACAAATGCCCGAGTAAAGAAACATCGTGATGGAAAAAAGGCTCTGTTATTGGAGGAAGGAGAGAAACGTTACTGTAACGTTACAGTAACGGATGGTAACGCAACAGATATAGAAGTAGAAGTAGATTTAGAAATAGATAAAGAAAAAGATAACTGCTGCTGTTCTGGAGAATCGGGATTCGAAATTATCGTACCTATATCCAATAATCCTAATTTAAACAGCCAAGATGCCGTTCTTGCCGGGGATGCCGATTCCGACCGGGATGCTGATGAATTGGATTACAGAAGACAAGTCGCTAATCTTTATCTTGCTCGAAGAGGAAAAGGATTAGAGATATCAGCAAAGGATGAGATCACAATAAAAGAACTCATTACTGATGGGGTACCGATCCACATCGTTCTTGCCGGAATCACAAAAGCCTTTGATAATTTCAAGCCTCAACATCGCAAGTCTGAGATAAAGAGTCTCAGTTATTGCACCGGGATTATATACGACCTTCACTCAGCGGCATTAAAGAAAAAGGCAGATGAACCGGAAATTAAAAACAAACCTGTTAAGCAAACTGAAATAGAAAAAATCAATGTCCCTACTGAGGAAGACATTCAAAAAATGTTGGCGGAGATGAGGTCCAAGCGCGGGGGTGTGTAA
- a CDS encoding ASCH domain-containing protein: MKAITIHEPWASLIAIGGKHFETRGWKTNYRGQIAIHASKKEPLSMLRTLPTSVQNSIMNCFYERYSINSRAIDRMHEGNVVATAVLVNCYEIHIDHTGDAVLMKDGYPKIWLGKESNEYQFGFYDYGRYAWELADVKQLREPVPAKGQQGLWNWEGVQS; this comes from the coding sequence ATGAAGGCTATAACCATACATGAACCTTGGGCTTCATTAATTGCAATTGGCGGTAAGCATTTTGAAACGCGAGGATGGAAGACAAATTATCGTGGGCAGATTGCTATCCATGCAAGTAAAAAGGAACCACTTTCAATGTTACGCACACTTCCCACAAGTGTTCAAAACTCAATCATGAATTGCTTTTATGAAAGGTACAGCATTAATTCAAGGGCTATAGATAGGATGCATGAGGGGAATGTGGTTGCAACTGCTGTATTGGTGAATTGCTACGAGATACACATCGACCACACCGGTGACGCAGTTTTGATGAAAGATGGATATCCAAAGATTTGGCTGGGGAAAGAATCAAATGAATATCAATTTGGTTTTTATGATTATGGACGTTATGCCTGGGAACTGGCGGATGTTAAGCAGCTGCGAGAGCCGGTCCCAGCCAAGGGGCAGCAGGGCTTGTGGAATTGGGAAGGGGTGCAGTCGTGA
- a CDS encoding helix-turn-helix domain-containing protein produces the protein MSNVKPNLMPLLKELGLTQMQLSEKSGVPQGSISRFDKNTRHEANHLFAISEALGVPIEKLFIREQEE, from the coding sequence ATGAGCAATGTTAAGCCCAATCTAATGCCTTTATTAAAAGAACTAGGTCTTACCCAAATGCAGTTATCTGAGAAGTCCGGCGTACCTCAAGGATCAATCAGCAGATTTGATAAAAATACTCGGCATGAGGCGAATCACTTATTCGCTATCTCTGAAGCATTAGGAGTACCGATTGAAAAGTTGTTTATAAGGGAGCAAGAGGAATAA
- a CDS encoding ParB N-terminal domain-containing protein, whose amino-acid sequence MPLIDISKIKVVDRIRQDFSGIEELAQDIAENGLINPIVVTSDYQLIAGERRLRAHMHLGREQVEVNVMEVRDYAHHLQLEISENEHRRDFTFSERIAYGKKIEELERIKAKERMSATEKENLPEAEKGQVRDIVAEQAGFGSGRNYDKAKYVAENATPEIIQELDAGLISTHKAFVQTKERLETAEREAKEANDRAEAAEREKELLRQQFKDSIPADQVEEAVSAAIERQQEENEAFIAQKDKEAQAALKARDAKWKKEIEAESLKVRDLDAGYKRIQEELEALKLQQPDDFNEQQRAAQLKKLRYEADSNTIQLTIHVKQFLQKSAVTTLNLGAVSSASSSEKKRFNESLDMLQTFIDQMRPAVNGRKVVQ is encoded by the coding sequence GTGCCACTTATTGATATAAGCAAAATCAAAGTAGTAGATCGTATCCGGCAAGACTTTTCTGGCATTGAAGAACTAGCCCAGGACATCGCAGAGAACGGCTTAATCAATCCGATTGTTGTAACTTCGGATTACCAGTTAATCGCCGGAGAACGGCGTCTAAGAGCTCATATGCACTTGGGAAGGGAACAGGTAGAGGTAAATGTCATGGAGGTTCGTGACTACGCTCACCACCTGCAGTTGGAGATCAGCGAGAATGAGCACCGAAGAGACTTTACTTTTTCAGAACGAATCGCTTACGGCAAAAAGATAGAGGAACTTGAACGCATTAAAGCGAAGGAACGCATGTCCGCCACCGAAAAGGAAAATTTACCTGAGGCTGAAAAAGGACAGGTTCGGGACATCGTAGCTGAACAAGCAGGATTCGGCAGCGGCCGTAACTACGACAAAGCAAAATACGTTGCTGAAAACGCCACTCCGGAAATCATTCAGGAACTTGACGCTGGACTCATTAGCACTCACAAGGCATTTGTTCAGACTAAAGAGCGCCTTGAAACTGCTGAAAGAGAGGCGAAAGAAGCAAATGACCGAGCTGAAGCAGCCGAACGAGAAAAAGAACTCCTCCGGCAACAATTCAAAGACTCGATCCCAGCGGATCAAGTGGAAGAGGCGGTCAGTGCCGCCATAGAACGACAGCAAGAAGAGAATGAGGCATTTATTGCACAAAAGGATAAAGAGGCTCAGGCAGCGCTTAAAGCGCGTGACGCGAAGTGGAAAAAGGAAATTGAAGCAGAGTCGTTGAAGGTCCGGGACCTTGACGCTGGGTACAAAAGAATCCAGGAAGAGTTGGAAGCCTTGAAACTCCAACAACCAGACGATTTCAACGAACAGCAGAGAGCCGCACAGTTGAAGAAACTTCGATATGAGGCTGATTCAAATACAATTCAACTCACCATTCATGTGAAGCAGTTTCTTCAAAAATCTGCTGTGACCACACTCAACCTTGGAGCTGTATCATCAGCATCAAGTAGTGAAAAAAAGCGATTTAATGAAAGCTTGGACATGCTTCAGACCTTTATAGATCAGATGCGGCCAGCAGTAAATGGCAGAAAGGTGGTTCAGTAA
- a CDS encoding ORF6C domain-containing protein, protein METGQILAVVGQQLQWSEQQGAAVRMLFEAMGAMKTEMAEDKEEMKMMVQEVRDSVTLNDAECDQMQTAVRLKSNELTKHRFKDSDLKFKEMVGRYRRMIWSKLKEQFSVAKYSHIRRIDFDDAIDFVKNFQPEDYM, encoded by the coding sequence ATGGAGACAGGACAAATTCTTGCTGTAGTGGGTCAACAATTACAATGGTCCGAGCAACAGGGGGCAGCGGTTCGGATGTTGTTCGAAGCAATGGGTGCTATGAAGACAGAAATGGCTGAAGACAAAGAAGAAATGAAAATGATGGTTCAGGAGGTTCGGGATAGTGTCACTCTTAATGATGCCGAATGCGACCAGATGCAGACGGCAGTGAGATTGAAATCCAATGAACTCACAAAGCATCGTTTTAAGGACTCCGACTTGAAGTTTAAGGAAATGGTCGGAAGATACCGGCGGATGATCTGGAGTAAGTTAAAAGAGCAATTCAGTGTTGCGAAATACAGTCACATCCGCCGAATTGATTTTGATGATGCCATTGATTTTGTTAAGAACTTTCAGCCGGAGGATTACATGTGA
- a CDS encoding DNA cytosine methyltransferase has protein sequence MRTQYSVAFLFGGLGGGALGFKGARAEYMNKTARFRSLCSIDSDPVVCRNYEQITGGKAVRMDLFDHQQYRDFHGVAEPPTNWHEADAWDLWKAFGEEVPDVIFTSPPCKGFSGLLPEKSASSKKYQALNLLTIRGIDLSLTACRDYGGELPALFLLENVPRIMTRGKHILKKIKDTLIKYGYAVNDETHDCGEIGGLGQHRKRYLLIARNEKRMPAFVYKPEIKTLKTIGEVIGNLPMPGDEVNGGPMHRLPMLQRKTWERLAFIPAGGDWRDLEGVEFEKYRLEHEPRAGAWAIDEWDKPGRTVTGGAGVGRSNGLSAVNDPRTGFKEGTHPTIYRVSKYDDVSPTVTGAARPNNGALSVGDPRLSDREGRHPGVYRIVRCDEPAPCVTGTRFGSGALAIADPRTPGDHYDGDYNRVDGYGVQDWGKTSKTVRGAARIMNSASSVADPRVNGRDGARRSNGYTVRPWDEQGHTVTGEDTLGSGAQSVADPRLNTRSQRYPGTYRVEDWNEAANTVLGQTDVQCGAASINDPRLGCKPRSGSYGVQKWDETATTVTGSGDVHSRNAAIADPRIPEYNERCVMMIISVDGTWHRPFTTYELAVGLQGFPRYLPDGRPFQIDGCSDAKAREYVGNAVPPDAAEGMANVILMAMVMSEQGVGFEMSWNPVWVQPEVNEEKQILH, from the coding sequence ATGAGAACTCAATACTCAGTTGCTTTTCTTTTCGGGGGATTGGGTGGCGGTGCACTGGGCTTTAAGGGTGCCAGAGCTGAGTACATGAATAAAACAGCACGGTTCCGCAGCCTATGCAGTATCGACTCTGATCCAGTTGTCTGCCGAAACTACGAACAGATTACAGGTGGAAAGGCTGTACGAATGGATTTATTCGATCATCAGCAGTACCGTGATTTCCACGGTGTTGCTGAGCCTCCGACAAATTGGCACGAAGCAGATGCGTGGGATCTATGGAAAGCTTTCGGTGAAGAGGTTCCAGACGTCATTTTCACCTCGCCGCCTTGCAAGGGATTCAGCGGCTTGCTCCCGGAGAAGTCGGCAAGCAGTAAGAAGTATCAGGCGCTGAACCTCTTAACCATTCGAGGAATCGATCTTTCCTTAACAGCATGTCGGGACTACGGCGGCGAACTTCCTGCGTTATTCTTGTTGGAAAATGTACCGCGCATTATGACAAGAGGTAAACACATCCTCAAAAAGATCAAAGATACACTCATCAAATATGGCTATGCGGTTAACGATGAAACTCACGACTGCGGGGAGATCGGAGGCTTGGGGCAACATCGCAAACGATATTTGCTCATAGCCAGAAATGAAAAGCGTATGCCGGCCTTTGTATATAAACCTGAAATTAAGACATTGAAAACGATTGGTGAAGTTATAGGCAACCTTCCAATGCCTGGGGATGAAGTGAACGGTGGACCTATGCACCGTCTCCCAATGCTTCAACGGAAGACTTGGGAACGACTTGCCTTTATTCCAGCTGGAGGTGACTGGCGAGACCTTGAAGGTGTTGAGTTTGAAAAGTACAGACTCGAACATGAACCGCGAGCCGGGGCGTGGGCAATTGATGAATGGGATAAGCCAGGGAGAACGGTAACGGGCGGTGCTGGTGTTGGCAGGAGTAACGGTTTATCGGCAGTAAACGATCCTAGAACGGGCTTTAAAGAAGGTACACATCCGACCATATATAGAGTCTCAAAATATGATGATGTGAGCCCGACAGTGACCGGAGCAGCACGTCCTAACAATGGGGCCTTATCTGTTGGAGACCCAAGACTCAGCGATCGAGAAGGAAGGCATCCGGGGGTTTATCGAATTGTCCGGTGCGATGAACCAGCCCCTTGTGTAACGGGAACGAGATTCGGAAGCGGGGCACTGGCTATCGCAGATCCTCGCACTCCAGGAGATCACTACGATGGCGACTACAACAGAGTGGATGGGTACGGAGTGCAGGATTGGGGAAAGACCTCTAAGACGGTCAGGGGCGCAGCCCGGATTATGAATTCTGCATCATCCGTTGCTGATCCGCGAGTGAACGGACGTGATGGTGCCAGAAGAAGCAATGGATACACAGTTCGTCCATGGGATGAGCAGGGGCATACTGTCACTGGAGAAGATACATTGGGCAGCGGAGCGCAGTCAGTAGCTGACCCAAGGCTAAATACCAGGAGTCAACGTTACCCCGGGACATACCGGGTGGAAGATTGGAATGAAGCTGCAAATACTGTGCTTGGGCAGACAGATGTTCAATGCGGAGCAGCATCAATCAACGACCCAAGGTTAGGATGTAAGCCAAGATCAGGTTCATACGGTGTTCAAAAGTGGGATGAAACCGCCACGACAGTAACAGGTTCTGGGGATGTTCATTCTAGAAATGCAGCTATTGCAGATCCGAGAATACCGGAATATAACGAGCGTTGTGTGATGATGATTATCTCGGTGGATGGGACTTGGCACCGTCCTTTCACAACTTACGAGCTGGCAGTTGGTCTACAAGGATTCCCGAGATACCTTCCTGACGGCAGGCCTTTCCAGATTGACGGATGCAGCGATGCAAAGGCCAGAGAGTATGTAGGAAACGCGGTTCCACCTGATGCAGCTGAGGGCATGGCAAACGTAATTTTGATGGCTATGGTCATGTCAGAGCAGGGCGTAGGTTTTGAAATGAGTTGGAATCCGGTTTGGGTACAACCTGAAGTTAATGAGGAAAAGCAAATACTTCACTGA